AATAGGATTAAATATAAAAAACAAAATATAAAGTCGCAATTGATGAATATAATAAAACCCAAACATTGCAAATAATATTCAAGAATTAAATCCTGATCAAAAACGTTCTTTTGCTGTATTTAGGTACTCAGCATATCTATACAAGTTTGTGTTTAATTGCATATATGTTCCTTTGTATAAGTTTATAAAAAGAGCATACTTTAGATTACTCTAAAATATGCTTATATTTTAGTTAAATAATTTTATTATTTATTATTTAATGCAAGTTGTGTAAGTGTTTTAACCATTACACCTGTTGGACGTGAAGCAATATCAGCTGTTCCAGCAACATCAAGGTGAATGTATTCAACACCTTCTGTAAATTCTTTTAAGAACATAGCAGCTGATGATGAACCTCCCCCAATTCCTGAAAGGTCTGTGTTTTTAAGGTCAGCAACTACTGAATTTCTAATTTCTTTAGCAAATGCTTCATCTAAAGGCATTCTTCATACTAATTCATTTGATGTTTTAGCCGCAGAAGATAATTCTTCTCATGCTTTTTCACTTGTAGCTCAAACTCCTGTATATGTTTGACCTAAAGCAACAAGAATAGCACCTGTAAGTGTAGCAACATCAACAAGTCTTGTTGCTCCTAATTTTCTAACACCATATGTTAATCCGTCAGCCATAACTAAACGACCTTCAGCATCTGTGTTGTTGATTTCAACTGTTTTTCCATTCATACTTGTTCATACTGAATCAGGTAATGAAGCATCTCCGTTTACACGGTTATCTGTGATACACATAACTGCTGCAACATTAGCTTTTGGTTTTAATTGTGCGATTGCTTTTAAGGCTGAAGCAACAAATACTGATCCAGACATATCATATTTCATTCCAAGCATGTTACGTCCTGTTTTAATATTGTATCCACCTGAGTCAAATGTGATTCCTTTTCCAACGTAAACAGTTTTTTCTTTAGAATCTGGATTTCCGTTGTATTCAATAACAACTACACGTGGTTCATACATACTTCCACGGTTAACTGAAAGAAGTAATCCCATTTTGTTTTCTTCAATAGCTTTTTTATCAAGTACTGTAACTTTTAAGTTATCATATTTTGCTAAATCAGCAACAACTTGATCAGCTAATCATTCAGAGTTACAAATGTTTGGAGGTGTAACTTGAAGGTTACGAGCGAAGTTTACAGCTTCAGATAAAACTACTGCTTTATCTAATTCTTCTTTGTATTCATTTTCGTTTGCATCTGAAAGTAATGAAACTGCAAATTTTTCTTCTTTTTTGCCTGTTTTAGCTGAGTAAATATCAGCATTTACATAGTTGTAAGCTTCAACAAATGCTTTAACAGCAAGTGCTAAAGTAACTTCACCTTTAACAAAGCTTGCTAAATCAATTTGGTATTCTCTAGCTTGTGAAGCAAAGAATCCTTTAGCGAAAGCATATAAAGATTCATATTTGAATTTATCAGCTTCACCTAAGAATACTAAAGCTTCGTTTTTATCAAAGTATTCTGTTACAACATTGTTTTTTTCAACAACTGTTTTAGGAAATTCTTGATTTTTAAAAACAGCTTTTAATAACATTGCATTATTTCTTGTTTTATCAACATTTTTAATAAACATAATTTTTCTCCTTTTTTAATTTAATAATAATTGTTTATATTTTACCTTTTTTAAGAATTTATAATTAATTTAATTGTTTCTTTTTAGCTCTATATGGTTTAAGGTATCTTTCATAAATAATCAAGATAATCTGATTAATATTAATTAGGAAGAAGAACACTTGAGCAGCTACTCCAATAATATTTGCTGGAGTTGGATCTTGATGTGTTGTAATTGATCATCAAATAATTCAGCAAGTACATAAACATTGACTAATACTAAACATTGGAAGAGATAAGTTTTTAACATCTCTGGTTTTAAATGTTTCAATAATTTGCGGCATTACAGCAATTGCAATAAGTACAGGTGCTAGGAATGAAAAGATTGCTTGGAATATTTTTGAATCAACTGGATGGAAGTGGAATGCTAAAGCAACTACTACAAAAATAATACTTCAAGCAGCAAAATTAATCCCAAATTGTCATCAATGATTTAAACGCAATTTGCCTAGCTTAACAACATTTTGACTATAAGCAAAATAAATACTCATTAGCATTAAATTAGCTGCATAAACCGCTGCTCCAGAAACTAAAATTGCTATATAAGTT
The DNA window shown above is from Mycoplasma seminis and carries:
- a CDS encoding PQ-loop domain-containing transporter codes for the protein MLIFSFILGFCACLPVLFGSFKLLRTKKVDGFSVISIMVSETGSLCYSIMGWNDSTYIAILVSGAAVYAANLMLMSIYFAYSQNVVKLGKLRLNHWWQFGINFAAWSIIFVVVALAFHFHPVDSKIFQAIFSFLAPVLIAIAVMPQIIETFKTRDVKNLSLPMFSISQCLCTCWIIWWSITTHQDPTPANIIGVAAQVFFFLININQIILIIYERYLKPYRAKKKQLN
- a CDS encoding M17 family metallopeptidase, with the translated sequence MFIKNVDKTRNNAMLLKAVFKNQEFPKTVVEKNNVVTEYFDKNEALVFLGEADKFKYESLYAFAKGFFASQAREYQIDLASFVKGEVTLALAVKAFVEAYNYVNADIYSAKTGKKEEKFAVSLLSDANENEYKEELDKAVVLSEAVNFARNLQVTPPNICNSEWLADQVVADLAKYDNLKVTVLDKKAIEENKMGLLLSVNRGSMYEPRVVVIEYNGNPDSKEKTVYVGKGITFDSGGYNIKTGRNMLGMKYDMSGSVFVASALKAIAQLKPKANVAAVMCITDNRVNGDASLPDSVWTSMNGKTVEINNTDAEGRLVMADGLTYGVRKLGATRLVDVATLTGAILVALGQTYTGVWATSEKAWEELSSAAKTSNELVWRMPLDEAFAKEIRNSVVADLKNTDLSGIGGGSSSAAMFLKEFTEGVEYIHLDVAGTADIASRPTGVMVKTLTQLALNNK